In one Ananas comosus cultivar F153 linkage group 12, ASM154086v1, whole genome shotgun sequence genomic region, the following are encoded:
- the LOC109717985 gene encoding kinesin-like protein KIN-4A — translation MAMDVGKLTVPGKAPVQIREASNGAITLAGSTEINVSTQKEMAACLEQGSTNRATGSTNMNNQSSRSHAIFTITLEHMRKLDPIMTSDGSMIEDLNEDCLCAKLHLVDLAGSERAKRIGSDDLKFKEGVHINKGLLALGNVTSALGDEKKRKEGAYVPYRDSKLTRLLQDSLGGNSTSDKYAPQSVMYYPP, via the exons TGGGGAAGCTAACAGTACCTGGGAAAGCTCCTGTACAAATCCGTGAGGCATCAAATGGGGCAATAACACTTGCTGGGTCTACTGAAATTAATGTTAGTACTCAAAAAGAAATGGCTGCATGCTTGGAGCAAGGTTCAACAAATCGAGCTACTGGAAGTACAAACATGAACAACCAGTCAAG CCGTTCCCATGCTATCTTCACAATCACATTGGAGCATATGCGCAAACTTGATCCAATTATGACTTCCGATGGCTCCATGATCGAGGATCTGAATGAAGACTGCCTCTGTGCAAAGCTTCATTTGGTAGATCTTGCTGGATCAGAACGGGCTAAGAGAATTGGTTCAGATGATCTTAAGTTTAAGGAAG GTGTTCATATCAACAAAGGACTCTTAGCTCTAGGCAATGTCACAAGTGCTCTTGGAgatgagaagaagaggaaagaaggTGCTTATGTCCCTTATCGTGACAGCAAACTGACCCGGCTCTTGCAG GATTCTCTAGGTGGAAATAGCACCAGCGACAAGTATGCACCTCAATCGGTAATGTATTACCCTCCATAA
- the LOC109718981 gene encoding pentatricopeptide repeat-containing protein At3g29230-like isoform X1, translated as MPSLPISINSTLKCLERCRSLSQLKQLHAQILLHGLHQENYVAVKLISFCTKKLGSLDYSRVIFSTLKDSANVFLYTTMITSYSNHQSHLSKEAILIYEMMHRDGPHPNNFTLSSVLKACSFMKAMYEGTQVHAHSTKLGFDSSLYVAASLLDMYAKFGWILEARLLFDSVRERNAVVYNTMIACYAKVGDIETARQVFDKMPEKDSISWNIVISGYASNGNTSIARELFDEMLERNINSWNAMIAGYSRIGEWREAVDLFKSMLLGTVKPNHATMAVLMSACGHLGSLKLARQIHGFLQKNRTEMNFHVYNSLIDMYAKCGNVDEAYQVFDGMPMKDVVSYNVMISGLANHGRGQDALNLFAKIIGKGLRPDTFTFLGILSACNHAGLVDVGRDYFDCMVKVYAIKPSADHFACMVDLYGRAGLIEDALEFVKTMSVEPHAGVWGALLNACRSFCNIIVGELAAKEILTIEPGNPGNYVLLSNIYAKNDLWDAVQNVRQLMRGKGVGKTMGCSWIEVESEFHEFLMGGASHPKLEDISTLLRHLSLQLL; from the coding sequence ATGCCAAGTTTGCCAATATCTATAAATTCCACTCTGAAATGCCTCGAGAGATGCAGATCACTCTCACAACTCAAACAACTTCATGCTCAAATCCTTCTCCATGGCCTCCATCAGGAAAACTATGTGGCAGTCAAACTCATCTCCTTCTGCACCAAAAAATTGGGCAGTCTGGATTACTCCAGAGTGATTTTCAGTACCCTCAAAGACTCTGCAAATGTTTTCCTCTACACCACCATGATAACATCTTACTCAAACCACCAATCCCACCTCTCAAAAGAGGCTATTTTGATCTATGAAATGATGCATAGAGATGGACCTCATCCGAACAATTTCACCCTCTCATCTGTGCTCAAAGCTTGCTCTTTTATGAAGGCCATGTATGAAGGTACTCAAGTTCATGCTCACTCCACTAAATTAGGGTTTGATTCCTCTTTATATGTGGCAGCTTCATTGTTGGATATGTATGCAAAATTTGGTTGGATCTTAGAAGCAAGGTTGTTGTTTGATAGCGTGCGTGAAAGGAATGCTGTTGTGTATAATACCATGATTGCATGTTATGCAAAGGTTGGTGATATTGAAACTGCCCGGCAGGTGTTTGATAAAATGCCTGAGAAGGATTCGATCTCGTGGAATATTGTGATATCAGGTTATGCAAGTAATGGAAATACTTCGATTGCGAGGGAGCTTTTCGATGAAATGCTGGAAAGAAACATCAACTCTTGGAATGCAATGATTGCCGGGTATTCACGTATTGGAGAATGGCGAGAGGCCGTGGACCTTTTTAAAAGCATGCTTTTGGGAACTGTGAAACCCAATCATGCGACTATGGCCGTTCTGATGTCAGCTTGTGGTCATTTGGGCTCGCTGAAACTCGCGAGACAAATCCATGGCTTCCTACAAAAAAATCGCACCGAAATGAACTTTCATGTTTATAATTCACTAATCGACATGTATGCTAAATGTGGGAATGTTGATGAAGCTTATCAAGTGTTTGATGGAATGCCTATGAAGGATGTGGTGTCTTATAATGTGATGATTTCTGGTCTTGCCAATCATGGGCGTGGCCAAGATGCCCTAAACCTTTTTGCAAAGATAATAGGGAAAGGTTTGCGACCTGATACGTTTACCTTTCTGGGAATCTTATCTGCATGCAACCATGCTGGTCTTGTTGATGTAGGTCGCGACTATTTTGACTGCATGGTTAAGGTTTATGCAATCAAGCCATCAGCTGACCATTTTGCTTGTATGGTTGATCTTTACGGTCGAGCTGGACTCATCGAAGATGCACTAGAGTTCGTAAAAACCATGTCTGTCGAGCCACATGCTGGTGTCTGGGGAGCCTTATTAAATGCTTGCAGATCGTTTTGCAACATCATAGTCGGTGAACTCGCTGCGAAAGAGATTCTCACAATTGAGCCGGGGAATCCTGGAAATTATGTGCtcttatcaaatatttatgctAAAAACGATTTATGGGATGCTGTTCAAAATGTTAGGCAGTTAATGAGGGGAAAAGGGGTGGGTAAAACAATGGGGTGCAGTTGGATTGAGGTGGAGAGTGAGTTTCATGAGTTCTTGATGGGAGGTGCGAGTCATCCGAAGTTGGAGGACATTTCCACATTATTAAGGCATCTTTCTTTACAGCTGTTATAG
- the LOC109718981 gene encoding pentatricopeptide repeat-containing protein At5g66520-like isoform X2: MPSLPISINSTLKCLERCRSLSQLKQLHAQILLHGLHQENYVAVKLISFCTKKLGSLDYSRVIFSTLKDSANVFLYTTMITSYSNHQSHLSKEAILIYEMMHRDGPHPNNFTLSSVLKACSFMKAMYEASLLDMYAKFGWILEARLLFDSVRERNAVVYNTMIACYAKVGDIETARQVFDKMPEKDSISWNIVISGYASNGNTSIARELFDEMLERNINSWNAMIAGYSRIGEWREAVDLFKSMLLGTVKPNHATMAVLMSACGHLGSLKLARQIHGFLQKNRTEMNFHVYNSLIDMYAKCGNVDEAYQVFDGMPMKDVVSYNVMISGLANHGRGQDALNLFAKIIGKGLRPDTFTFLGILSACNHAGLVDVGRDYFDCMVKVYAIKPSADHFACMVDLYGRAGLIEDALEFVKTMSVEPHAGVWGALLNACRSFCNIIVGELAAKEILTIEPGNPGNYVLLSNIYAKNDLWDAVQNVRQLMRGKGVGKTMGCSWIEVESEFHEFLMGGASHPKLEDISTLLRHLSLQLL, translated from the exons ATGCCAAGTTTGCCAATATCTATAAATTCCACTCTGAAATGCCTCGAGAGATGCAGATCACTCTCACAACTCAAACAACTTCATGCTCAAATCCTTCTCCATGGCCTCCATCAGGAAAACTATGTGGCAGTCAAACTCATCTCCTTCTGCACCAAAAAATTGGGCAGTCTGGATTACTCCAGAGTGATTTTCAGTACCCTCAAAGACTCTGCAAATGTTTTCCTCTACACCACCATGATAACATCTTACTCAAACCACCAATCCCACCTCTCAAAAGAGGCTATTTTGATCTATGAAATGATGCATAGAGATGGACCTCATCCGAACAATTTCACCCTCTCATCTGTGCTCAAAGCTTGCTCTTTTATGAAGGCCATGTATGAAG CTTCATTGTTGGATATGTATGCAAAATTTGGTTGGATCTTAGAAGCAAGGTTGTTGTTTGATAGCGTGCGTGAAAGGAATGCTGTTGTGTATAATACCATGATTGCATGTTATGCAAAGGTTGGTGATATTGAAACTGCCCGGCAGGTGTTTGATAAAATGCCTGAGAAGGATTCGATCTCGTGGAATATTGTGATATCAGGTTATGCAAGTAATGGAAATACTTCGATTGCGAGGGAGCTTTTCGATGAAATGCTGGAAAGAAACATCAACTCTTGGAATGCAATGATTGCCGGGTATTCACGTATTGGAGAATGGCGAGAGGCCGTGGACCTTTTTAAAAGCATGCTTTTGGGAACTGTGAAACCCAATCATGCGACTATGGCCGTTCTGATGTCAGCTTGTGGTCATTTGGGCTCGCTGAAACTCGCGAGACAAATCCATGGCTTCCTACAAAAAAATCGCACCGAAATGAACTTTCATGTTTATAATTCACTAATCGACATGTATGCTAAATGTGGGAATGTTGATGAAGCTTATCAAGTGTTTGATGGAATGCCTATGAAGGATGTGGTGTCTTATAATGTGATGATTTCTGGTCTTGCCAATCATGGGCGTGGCCAAGATGCCCTAAACCTTTTTGCAAAGATAATAGGGAAAGGTTTGCGACCTGATACGTTTACCTTTCTGGGAATCTTATCTGCATGCAACCATGCTGGTCTTGTTGATGTAGGTCGCGACTATTTTGACTGCATGGTTAAGGTTTATGCAATCAAGCCATCAGCTGACCATTTTGCTTGTATGGTTGATCTTTACGGTCGAGCTGGACTCATCGAAGATGCACTAGAGTTCGTAAAAACCATGTCTGTCGAGCCACATGCTGGTGTCTGGGGAGCCTTATTAAATGCTTGCAGATCGTTTTGCAACATCATAGTCGGTGAACTCGCTGCGAAAGAGATTCTCACAATTGAGCCGGGGAATCCTGGAAATTATGTGCtcttatcaaatatttatgctAAAAACGATTTATGGGATGCTGTTCAAAATGTTAGGCAGTTAATGAGGGGAAAAGGGGTGGGTAAAACAATGGGGTGCAGTTGGATTGAGGTGGAGAGTGAGTTTCATGAGTTCTTGATGGGAGGTGCGAGTCATCCGAAGTTGGAGGACATTTCCACATTATTAAGGCATCTTTCTTTACAGCTGTTATAG